In Paenibacillus segetis, a single genomic region encodes these proteins:
- a CDS encoding ABC transporter permease has product MNSFTIAWNMVKRTIGTKKGVISYILLPCIVIAAVVGLLGRDEITRADIVYFNEDTGIASQYLLDELASKPDYKLKSFQSEEEMKEYLIALKGNAGFTIPANFTNDIVSGKFPILKVYEMKTSEASVTIKLNINNLVSELASTAGRVNASSASSSDIDANFKEVLHEIQKHQISSVDNDLRLYPKPGITTVTGFTLLFLMGLVSSTVTRIVEDRSRRTMARVFSAPVRAWEIALGNFLGSFVVGIFQIIVVLFMTRVVLNYDYGVSLLAHFLILSAFMLVAMGLASAVAGLIRNPQNIGTINNLIITPTCMIGGCFWPVSFMPDIMQKAANFVPQKWAIEAIEKLSSGAGWQSLTIPMLVLGLMAVILLAIGSAILRPSENNVGM; this is encoded by the coding sequence ATGAATAGCTTTACGATTGCCTGGAATATGGTCAAGCGAACGATAGGGACAAAGAAAGGTGTAATATCATATATTCTCTTGCCTTGTATTGTAATTGCTGCAGTGGTTGGCCTGTTAGGTAGAGACGAAATAACCAGGGCGGACATTGTGTATTTTAATGAAGATACGGGTATAGCGAGCCAATATTTGCTCGATGAGTTGGCCAGTAAGCCGGATTATAAATTGAAATCGTTCCAAAGTGAAGAGGAGATGAAAGAATACCTCATCGCGTTGAAAGGGAATGCCGGATTCACTATTCCTGCCAATTTTACGAATGATATTGTATCAGGCAAGTTTCCAATTTTGAAGGTCTATGAAATGAAGACAAGTGAGGCATCGGTTACGATCAAACTGAATATTAACAATTTGGTATCAGAGCTAGCTTCGACAGCAGGAAGAGTTAATGCTTCGTCAGCATCGTCAAGTGATATTGATGCGAATTTCAAGGAAGTACTCCATGAGATTCAGAAGCACCAGATAAGTTCAGTCGATAATGATCTTAGGCTGTATCCGAAGCCTGGAATTACTACGGTTACAGGGTTTACATTGTTGTTTCTGATGGGGTTGGTTAGCAGCACCGTGACGAGAATTGTAGAGGATCGCAGCCGTAGAACGATGGCTAGGGTGTTTAGTGCTCCAGTGAGGGCGTGGGAAATTGCACTGGGTAACTTTCTCGGAAGCTTTGTAGTGGGTATTTTTCAAATTATCGTCGTATTGTTTATGACCCGTGTGGTGCTGAATTATGATTATGGTGTCTCGTTGCTGGCACACTTTCTCATTTTATCCGCCTTTATGCTTGTTGCCATGGGCCTTGCAAGTGCTGTTGCTGGTTTGATTCGTAACCCGCAGAACATAGGAACAATAAACAATTTGATTATTACCCCAACCTGTATGATTGGCGGCTGCTTTTGGCCGGTTTCCTTCATGCCAGATATCATGCAAAAGGCGGCAAATTTTGTGCCACAAAAGTGGGCAATTGAAGCGATTGAGAAATTATCATCCGGAGCAGGTTGGCAAAGTCTTACGATACCTATGCTGGTCCTTGGCCTAATGGCAGTAATATTATTAGCAATTGGTTCAGCCATTCTTCGTCCTAGTGAAAATAATGTGGGGATGTAA
- a CDS encoding sensor histidine kinase encodes MPKHLLLSLMYGMVLTPSFINIFVMSDHSYDLFVMHVLLFFAIVVLGRFLKREVHLTALTIIEILFSAWICMTYGNLMFILALTPLFVYLLLPNITLRWMMFGFHLIAVNYALLQQPPVLIAASNIFLVLIATLVSLLQQMDRRKNTALLMYDELRKKHYELDESKNRLVLFTKQVEGFAQAEERSRISQQLHDDVGHRLIRTKMMMEAALQIMPNDQNKGMLMMREIRDQLATGLDEMRATVRRLRPSTQVTGIHSLSRLLEEIGRETGIRTALNIEGNPLSLYPSQEIILYKNAREAVTNALRHGQAESIEITILYTDSEVRMSISNDGTLPEGNLQHMAGLGLAGMKERCTLAGGYLEFSIQSPFTIITRLPITQHQKIQ; translated from the coding sequence ATGCCTAAACATTTGCTTTTATCATTGATGTACGGGATGGTGCTGACCCCAAGCTTCATCAATATTTTTGTAATGAGTGATCATTCATATGACCTATTTGTTATGCATGTTCTGTTATTCTTCGCTATCGTGGTACTCGGTCGTTTTCTCAAAAGAGAAGTTCATTTAACGGCATTAACTATAATCGAGATCCTCTTCTCTGCATGGATATGTATGACATACGGAAATTTAATGTTTATCTTAGCTTTAACTCCACTATTTGTTTACTTACTTCTGCCCAACATTACGTTACGCTGGATGATGTTTGGATTCCACCTGATCGCTGTAAATTATGCCCTTTTACAACAGCCCCCCGTCTTGATAGCAGCCAGTAATATTTTCTTAGTACTCATCGCTACTCTGGTATCCTTACTCCAACAAATGGATAGACGCAAAAATACGGCTTTACTTATGTACGACGAGCTGCGCAAAAAGCATTATGAACTTGATGAGTCTAAGAACCGCTTGGTCTTATTCACAAAACAAGTGGAAGGATTCGCCCAAGCTGAGGAACGTAGTCGTATATCCCAACAACTACACGATGATGTTGGACATCGCTTGATACGCACTAAAATGATGATGGAAGCAGCGCTTCAGATCATGCCGAACGATCAAAACAAAGGTATGCTTATGATGAGAGAAATTAGAGACCAATTGGCCACGGGACTAGACGAAATGCGTGCGACTGTTCGCCGTTTGAGACCCTCGACACAAGTTACTGGGATACATTCTCTAAGCCGTTTACTAGAGGAAATCGGCAGGGAAACTGGCATCAGGACAGCCCTTAATATCGAGGGGAACCCTCTCTCCCTCTATCCGAGTCAAGAAATTATTTTATATAAGAACGCACGCGAAGCGGTGACCAACGCCCTCAGGCACGGGCAAGCAGAATCAATTGAGATTACTATTTTGTATACCGATAGTGAGGTACGTATGTCCATTAGCAATGATGGTACCTTACCTGAGGGCAATCTCCAGCATATGGCTGGACTAGGGCTTGCGGGAATGAAAGAGCGATGTACTTTGGCCGGGGGATATTTAGAATT
- a CDS encoding YezD family protein, which translates to MAKPLHVDSVWLERIAGMLNEMEFGSLNIIVHEGQIVQVERTERKRYEIGQSSSVKSPGQLRNAVKPLRGSGSR; encoded by the coding sequence ATGGCAAAACCATTACATGTAGATAGCGTATGGCTGGAGCGGATCGCTGGAATGTTGAATGAGATGGAATTCGGATCGTTAAACATTATCGTTCATGAAGGGCAAATTGTTCAAGTGGAACGTACGGAACGGAAGCGTTATGAGATCGGTCAATCTAGTTCCGTTAAGTCACCTGGCCAGTTACGAAATGCCGTTAAGCCTTTGCGCGGATCAGGGTCGAGATAG
- a CDS encoding CcdC family protein, with protein sequence MNFLHSSYIPVIVTVGALIMAVMTLFIRLKASRRPVTIKGIIIPPLGMSTGFFMFVAPEMHIPILWGLTAFVVGALLFSYPLIRSTHFEVLDGQVYAKRSRGFAYILIGLLVVRLALHEVVEQYITVLQTGSVFFILAFGMILRWRLFMLKEYHKITDSARMN encoded by the coding sequence ATGAATTTTCTACATTCCTCTTATATACCCGTTATTGTTACTGTAGGAGCGCTCATTATGGCTGTAATGACACTCTTTATCCGGCTCAAAGCAAGCCGTAGACCCGTGACCATCAAAGGGATTATCATCCCACCTCTCGGTATGTCGACGGGGTTCTTCATGTTCGTCGCACCCGAAATGCACATTCCGATCCTTTGGGGGCTAACCGCCTTTGTAGTAGGAGCATTACTCTTCTCTTACCCGCTCATCCGCAGCACTCACTTTGAAGTTCTTGACGGACAAGTATATGCCAAACGCTCACGAGGATTCGCCTATATTCTGATTGGACTGCTTGTAGTAAGATTAGCCCTACATGAGGTCGTAGAACAATATATCACTGTATTACAGACGGGATCCGTATTCTTCATCTTAGCATTCGGTATGATCTTACGCTGGCGTTTGTTTATGCTGAAAGAATACCACAAGATTACCGATTCTGCTCGCATGAATTAA
- a CDS encoding ABC transporter ATP-binding protein yields the protein MAFIEVNDVVKRYGDKLSVDHLNLHIEKGEIFGLLGPNGAGKSTTINMIVGLLKLDQGEIRVDGISVKDRTLEVKKKIGLVPQDLALYESMSAADNIAFFGKLYGLRGSELKDRVMEALRFVGLEDRAKELPRTFSGGMKRRLNIACAIMHHPKLIIMDEPTVGIDPQSRNHILESVRELNRMGSTIIYTSHYMEEVSAICDRVAIVDQGHVIACGTQEELRDLVAGEEKIVMTALGIHEIVLEELKLHPRINRIHQHDNVVEMYTSSSQSDLQDILYICAKHDVVIHSVVCERPTLETLFLNLTGRKLRD from the coding sequence ATGGCATTTATAGAAGTAAATGATGTTGTTAAACGTTATGGGGATAAGCTATCTGTGGATCATCTGAACCTACACATTGAGAAAGGGGAAATCTTTGGATTACTTGGTCCCAATGGTGCCGGGAAAAGTACAACGATAAATATGATCGTTGGCTTACTTAAGCTAGATCAAGGTGAGATTCGTGTAGACGGAATTTCAGTCAAAGATCGGACATTGGAAGTGAAGAAGAAGATTGGTCTCGTCCCACAGGATTTGGCGCTGTATGAGTCAATGTCAGCCGCAGATAATATTGCGTTTTTTGGAAAATTATACGGTCTTCGTGGTAGTGAACTCAAAGATCGAGTAATGGAAGCGCTACGTTTTGTTGGTCTTGAGGATCGTGCTAAAGAATTACCTCGAACGTTCTCTGGTGGGATGAAACGCAGGTTGAACATTGCCTGTGCGATAATGCATCACCCGAAGTTGATTATTATGGATGAACCTACTGTGGGGATTGACCCGCAGTCACGTAATCATATTCTAGAATCAGTTCGAGAATTGAACCGGATGGGCTCCACGATTATTTATACGAGTCACTACATGGAAGAGGTATCGGCAATTTGCGACCGCGTAGCTATTGTCGATCAGGGACATGTCATTGCTTGTGGGACTCAGGAGGAGTTACGTGATCTTGTTGCTGGAGAAGAAAAGATTGTGATGACAGCGCTGGGAATTCACGAGATAGTTCTTGAGGAGTTAAAGCTTCACCCACGGATTAATCGCATACACCAACACGATAACGTTGTAGAGATGTATACTTCTTCGTCGCAAAGCGATCTTCAGGATATTCTCTATATTTGTGCCAAGCATGATGTGGTCATTCATTCGGTTGTATGTGAACGGCCTACTTTAGAGACGCTGTTTCTAAATCTAACCGGGCGCAAGTTACGGGATTAG
- the cysT gene encoding sulfate ABC transporter permease subunit CysT: MLGTTTKRGVLPGFGLTMGYSVLYLSLVVLIPLSALLLNSTGLTLGKFWDIATDPRVLASFKVSFLTAAAAGLIDAVLGLLLAWVLVRYDFPGKGIFDAMIDLPFALPTAVAGVALTAIYSSNGWIGSLFEPLGIKIAFSPIGITLALMFIGIPFVVRTVQPVLQDLDAEVEEAAATLGASRFRTFRSVLFPELLPPLLTGFALAFARGIGEYGSVVFISGNMPMRTEIAPLLIMSKLEQFDYAGATAVALLLLLISFVLLLLINSLQRRFRKTAR, from the coding sequence ATGCTCGGTACTACGACAAAGCGCGGGGTGTTACCCGGCTTCGGATTGACTATGGGATACAGTGTTCTTTATCTCAGTCTGGTAGTGTTGATTCCACTGTCTGCGTTGCTGTTAAATTCTACGGGACTTACCTTGGGGAAATTCTGGGATATTGCCACAGACCCGCGAGTCCTTGCTTCGTTTAAAGTTAGCTTTCTGACCGCTGCAGCGGCAGGGTTGATTGACGCGGTACTGGGTCTACTACTCGCATGGGTGCTTGTGAGATATGACTTTCCGGGGAAAGGCATCTTTGATGCGATGATTGACCTTCCATTTGCGCTTCCTACTGCGGTTGCAGGGGTAGCACTAACGGCGATATATTCTTCCAATGGCTGGATTGGCTCATTGTTTGAGCCTTTGGGGATTAAAATCGCTTTTTCACCTATTGGTATTACGCTTGCACTTATGTTTATTGGTATTCCGTTTGTCGTCCGTACGGTTCAACCTGTGTTACAGGATCTGGATGCTGAAGTGGAGGAAGCAGCGGCTACGCTGGGAGCAAGTCGGTTTCGTACTTTCCGTTCCGTGCTATTTCCGGAGCTATTGCCACCCCTTTTGACTGGGTTTGCTCTGGCCTTCGCGCGTGGAATTGGGGAGTATGGATCCGTTGTCTTCATATCAGGTAACATGCCGATGAGAACAGAGATTGCTCCACTACTAATCATGTCGAAGCTGGAACAGTTCGATTATGCAGGAGCAACTGCCGTAGCTTTATTGTTGTTGCTGATCTCATTCGTGTTACTGCTGCTTATAAACTCACTACAGCGCCGCTTCCGCAAAACAGCACGCTAG
- a CDS encoding NAD(P)H-hydrate dehydratase has protein sequence MKIVTSDQMREIDRYTIQELGIPAASLMENAGRAIAEEVLRFKGDTNCDRWLLFVGKGNNGGDGIVCARHLKDAGMQVTLLYAESPETLTGEAALQYRIAKALGLPCLIYSPEQTIEFNDYTGIVDALLGTGAKGAPCGVYASLIKEANDSGLPIIAADIPSGLDADTGVVHDPCIRARITVSLAFLKAGLTQYPGAKVAGEVIVRYIGIPNVLPPGMAGTGTVLTEETLRGELGVDVDRPREEDGHKGTYGHVLLAAGSLPMSGAGLLAAKAALRAGCGLATWALPAALLPHVVGTVPELMLAPVAGSGTGAWEEAAADEVVRLLAARDVLAVGPGLGRFPGENDFLRALWEGTTRPLVVDADALNMLAAGDGLAAWTRRDSAATILTPHPGEMARLAGLTTAEVQRDRIGLARRFATEHGVTLVLKGARTVIAAADGRYFVNYTGHPGMATGGSGDVLTGLIAGLLAQGLDAVQAAALGVYLHGLAGERAATKRFNPASLLAGDIIEAL, from the coding sequence ATGAAGATTGTAACTTCGGACCAAATGCGGGAAATAGATCGATACACAATTCAGGAGTTAGGAATTCCCGCTGCCTCATTAATGGAGAATGCAGGGCGGGCAATTGCTGAAGAGGTACTGAGATTTAAGGGGGATACGAACTGCGATCGCTGGCTGCTATTCGTTGGCAAAGGAAACAATGGTGGGGATGGGATCGTCTGTGCACGACATTTAAAGGATGCAGGCATGCAGGTTACTCTTCTATATGCGGAGTCCCCAGAGACACTAACTGGAGAAGCTGCTTTGCAGTACCGTATCGCGAAAGCGCTTGGTTTGCCTTGTTTGATATATTCACCTGAACAGACAATTGAGTTCAACGATTACACTGGAATTGTGGATGCTTTGCTTGGTACGGGGGCAAAGGGAGCTCCATGCGGTGTCTATGCTTCCTTAATTAAGGAAGCGAACGACAGCGGACTCCCGATTATAGCAGCCGATATCCCTAGTGGGTTGGATGCCGATACGGGCGTTGTTCACGATCCATGCATCCGCGCCCGGATTACAGTTAGTCTCGCCTTTCTTAAGGCGGGGCTAACGCAGTATCCGGGGGCGAAAGTGGCAGGAGAAGTGATCGTTCGCTATATCGGTATTCCGAACGTGCTCCCGCCGGGAATGGCGGGGACGGGCACGGTGTTGACCGAGGAGACGCTGCGCGGCGAACTCGGAGTTGATGTGGACCGTCCGAGAGAGGAGGACGGTCATAAGGGCACTTACGGGCACGTGCTGTTGGCCGCAGGCAGCTTGCCGATGAGCGGGGCCGGCCTGCTGGCAGCGAAAGCTGCGCTGCGCGCGGGCTGTGGGCTCGCGACATGGGCGCTGCCTGCGGCCTTGCTGCCGCATGTCGTCGGCACCGTGCCCGAGCTTATGCTGGCGCCGGTCGCAGGTAGCGGCACCGGCGCATGGGAAGAGGCCGCAGCAGACGAAGTGGTGCGGCTCCTGGCAGCGCGGGATGTGCTCGCCGTCGGCCCGGGGCTGGGCCGCTTCCCGGGCGAGAACGACTTCCTGCGCGCCTTGTGGGAGGGCACTACGCGTCCCCTGGTGGTGGACGCAGATGCCCTGAACATGCTCGCCGCAGGTGACGGCCTTGCGGCGTGGACCCGCCGGGATTCGGCGGCGACGATCCTGACGCCGCATCCCGGCGAGATGGCCCGACTGGCCGGTCTCACGACGGCCGAGGTGCAGCGGGACCGCATCGGTCTTGCGCGCCGCTTTGCCACCGAGCACGGCGTAACGCTCGTGCTTAAAGGTGCGCGTACAGTAATTGCCGCCGCCGATGGGCGCTACTTCGTGAATTACACGGGCCATCCTGGCATGGCAACCGGCGGTTCGGGCGACGTACTCACCGGGTTGATCGCGGGGCTGTTAGCCCAAGGTTTAGACGCCGTTCAAGCGGCTGCACTTGGCGTATACCTGCACGGTCTGGCAGGCGAACGTGCCGCCACCAAACGCTTCAATCCTGCTTCGTTGCTAGCTGGAGATATTATCGAGGCACTGTGA
- a CDS encoding sulfate ABC transporter substrate-binding protein produces the protein MKKVLKQGVLLSLVLAMSMVVGACGNEKKNDAANAAPNTTGSGEKLKDIEILNVSYDPTRELYEKYNKAFAEHWLKEKGQKVTIKQSHGGSGKQGRAVIDGLEADVVTLALGYDIDAIQQSGLINEGWQKKNDLNSSPYTSTIVFLVRKGNPKGIKDWNDLIKDGVEVITPNPQTSGGARWNYLAAWGYALHQNNNDEEKAKEFVKELYKHVPVLDSGARGATTTFVERGLGDVLLAWENEAWLSVKELGPDKFDIIYPSESILAEPPVAVVDKVVDKRGTREVSEAYLKYLYSEEGQTIAAENYYRPTLESVKTKFADQFPDIKLFTIDEFGGWSEAQPKHFSDGGIFTQIYAPK, from the coding sequence ATGAAAAAGGTGTTGAAGCAAGGGGTTCTGTTGAGTTTGGTTCTGGCTATGTCCATGGTTGTAGGAGCATGTGGGAATGAAAAGAAGAACGACGCAGCGAACGCGGCTCCCAATACGACGGGGAGTGGCGAGAAGCTAAAAGACATCGAAATATTGAATGTATCTTATGACCCGACACGTGAACTTTACGAGAAATATAACAAAGCATTTGCAGAACATTGGCTCAAGGAAAAAGGTCAGAAGGTAACCATTAAGCAATCGCATGGCGGTTCGGGTAAGCAGGGAAGAGCGGTTATTGACGGCTTGGAGGCCGATGTTGTGACATTGGCTCTTGGATATGATATTGATGCCATTCAACAAAGTGGACTTATAAATGAAGGTTGGCAGAAGAAAAATGATCTTAATAGCTCCCCGTATACCTCTACGATTGTTTTTCTCGTACGTAAGGGGAATCCAAAAGGGATTAAAGACTGGAATGATTTGATTAAAGATGGTGTTGAGGTTATTACCCCAAACCCACAAACTTCAGGCGGAGCACGTTGGAATTATTTAGCCGCATGGGGTTATGCATTGCACCAGAACAACAATGACGAGGAAAAAGCAAAGGAATTTGTGAAGGAGTTATACAAACACGTTCCTGTTCTGGATAGTGGTGCTCGTGGAGCGACGACAACATTTGTAGAACGTGGTTTAGGCGATGTATTACTAGCTTGGGAGAATGAAGCGTGGTTATCGGTTAAGGAGCTTGGACCGGATAAATTCGATATTATATACCCTTCTGAAAGTATTCTAGCCGAACCTCCGGTAGCTGTCGTAGATAAAGTTGTTGATAAACGAGGAACTCGTGAAGTATCGGAGGCTTATTTGAAATATTTATATTCAGAGGAAGGCCAAACAATCGCAGCTGAGAATTATTACCGACCTACGTTAGAAAGCGTAAAGACCAAATTTGCTGATCAGTTCCCTGACATTAAGTTGTTTACGATTGATGAGTTTGGGGGCTGGTCCGAGGCGCAGCCGAAGCATTTTAGTGACGGAGGAATATTCACTCAGATTTATGCGCCTAAATAA
- a CDS encoding ABC transporter permease, whose protein sequence is MKMWHIIWFELRMLTKMRVVLLNQFLLPMVLIFILGNALSGITSLGDSAPIDSVTTMIIEPSGQEKLESLGWNEFLKNPQIQALLKIKHGNSRQEAESALKSGESDFAVIIPPDFADQVMKGETVKWEMILGKNHTKNHVAKMIFESYLDQLNGVQAATIVLGPNSIATATEPGSASYVEMTSLNKKGNTYSSFQYYAASMLIMFLLYSGLTASNSLQAQKMNKTLYRLNSMPVSTLKIFLGKIGGNSLVAFIQAGVIIFGTTWLYGVNWGEHPLYLILICVFVVIASMLISVIVTLMSRSSGNAQTIIQIIIVVMTFLSGGFQPIPIDIIEKLSKFTINHWALQGIIRIMLNASGGEILYHVLMLGIFSVVLLLVGTMSYRKVGYHE, encoded by the coding sequence ATGAAGATGTGGCATATCATTTGGTTTGAACTCCGTATGTTAACAAAAATGCGGGTCGTACTACTAAATCAATTCTTGCTGCCGATGGTGCTGATTTTTATTCTAGGCAATGCGTTATCAGGGATCACTTCGTTAGGAGATAGTGCTCCTATTGATTCGGTTACAACTATGATTATCGAGCCATCAGGGCAGGAAAAGTTAGAAAGTTTAGGATGGAATGAATTTCTGAAGAATCCTCAGATACAGGCGTTATTGAAGATTAAGCACGGTAACAGTCGGCAGGAAGCAGAGAGTGCACTAAAGTCAGGAGAGAGTGATTTTGCTGTCATAATTCCCCCTGATTTTGCAGACCAGGTAATGAAGGGGGAAACAGTCAAATGGGAGATGATCCTTGGGAAGAACCACACTAAGAATCATGTAGCCAAAATGATCTTTGAATCCTATTTGGATCAGTTGAATGGTGTGCAAGCTGCAACTATAGTGCTTGGGCCTAATTCGATCGCGACTGCAACAGAACCTGGATCGGCCTCGTATGTTGAAATGACATCTCTTAATAAGAAGGGGAATACCTATTCATCTTTTCAGTATTATGCTGCGTCGATGCTTATCATGTTCTTGCTTTACTCTGGACTTACGGCAAGCAATAGTCTCCAGGCCCAGAAAATGAACAAGACGCTGTATCGTCTGAATTCAATGCCGGTAAGTACGCTGAAGATTTTCTTGGGTAAGATAGGTGGAAATAGTCTTGTTGCCTTCATCCAGGCTGGGGTTATTATTTTCGGAACTACATGGCTATATGGTGTTAATTGGGGCGAGCATCCTTTATATCTGATATTGATATGTGTATTCGTTGTTATCGCATCCATGTTAATATCGGTAATTGTTACGCTTATGTCGAGATCTTCAGGAAATGCCCAGACCATTATTCAGATCATCATCGTTGTTATGACCTTTCTTAGTGGCGGATTTCAGCCCATCCCGATTGATATTATCGAGAAGTTGAGTAAATTTACGATTAATCACTGGGCGCTTCAAGGTATTATACGTATTATGTTAAATGCGAGTGGCGGAGAAATACTTTATCACGTTTTGATGTTAGGCATATTTAGTGTTGTGTTGCTATTAGTAGGCACGATGTCTTACCGAAAGGTGGGTTACCATGAATAG
- a CDS encoding lactonase family protein, with protein sequence MNNQRGNDELLLYVGSYALQDEPSIYQCKLDRNTGELTLIDSFAGILNPSFLVGNQDGNRLYSISESAQGAVAAYAIHPESGKLSELGMKELEGADPCYLTLSSTGYILIAHYSSGHLNTFALDTDGALAEMVSQIQHVGGSGAVSDRQEAAHAHSIVVNQEGTYAYVSDLGQDKIVIYRLEDGKLQASGHVELPPGSGPRHFVIRESGNTAYGINELNNSITTYNYNSIDGDLEIVQHISTLPEGFIGESYPADIHLSPDGRYIYGSNRGHDSIVRFAIDSTTGLLSEPVWSEAGGKWPRNFAVLEDYVLVANQNSNNIAVFKRDGDTGMLTATGSGLTLDKPVCIEPIYGK encoded by the coding sequence ATGAATAACCAAAGAGGCAATGATGAATTACTACTGTATGTTGGGTCGTATGCGTTACAAGATGAACCTAGTATTTATCAATGCAAACTAGACCGCAATACAGGGGAACTTACATTGATTGATAGTTTCGCGGGTATCCTTAATCCATCATTTCTTGTGGGTAATCAGGATGGAAACAGATTATATTCAATTAGTGAATCTGCTCAAGGTGCAGTGGCGGCCTATGCGATCCATCCAGAAAGCGGTAAGTTGTCGGAGCTTGGCATGAAGGAGTTGGAGGGGGCAGATCCTTGTTATCTTACCCTTTCTTCAACAGGATACATATTGATAGCGCATTATTCTAGCGGTCATCTGAATACCTTCGCTCTGGATACCGATGGTGCACTCGCTGAGATGGTTTCACAGATACAGCATGTTGGAGGCAGTGGTGCGGTTAGTGATCGTCAGGAAGCAGCTCATGCCCATAGCATTGTAGTGAATCAAGAAGGAACCTATGCCTATGTCTCCGACTTAGGTCAGGATAAGATCGTAATCTATCGACTTGAGGATGGTAAACTTCAGGCGAGTGGTCATGTGGAGCTTCCTCCTGGCTCCGGTCCAAGGCATTTCGTTATTCGGGAATCAGGAAATACTGCATATGGTATTAATGAGCTGAATAATTCAATAACAACGTATAACTATAATTCAATAGATGGTGATCTTGAGATCGTTCAGCATATAAGTACACTACCTGAGGGCTTCATTGGGGAAAGCTATCCAGCAGATATTCACCTATCACCAGATGGACGTTATATTTACGGGTCTAATCGTGGGCATGACAGCATCGTGCGTTTTGCTATTGATTCCACAACGGGTCTGCTTAGTGAGCCTGTATGGAGTGAAGCTGGAGGGAAATGGCCACGCAATTTCGCCGTGCTGGAGGATTATGTGCTCGTAGCTAATCAGAATAGCAACAATATTGCTGTATTTAAGCGAGATGGTGATACAGGCATGCTTACAGCAACAGGTAGCGGACTTACGCTAGATAAACCTGTTTGTATCGAACCTATATATGGCAAGTGA
- the cysW gene encoding sulfate ABC transporter permease subunit CysW, translated as MAGSVPLASNKPSTARNRVVSESKVVKWTLIGAAVLVLLWLIVLPLAIVLTEALKKGWGVYVEAISNPDALSALRLTLLVALVTVPLNTIFGVAAAWAITKFKFRGKGILVTLIDLPFAVSPVIGGLIYVLVYGAHGWFGPWLQAHDLKVIFALPGIILATLFVTFPFVARELIPLMEDQGQQEEEAAVTLGARGFRIFWKVTLPNIKWGLLYGIILCNARAMGEFGAVSVVSGHIRGETNTLPLHVEILYNEYQFSASFAVSSLLLLLALVTLLLKNWFTRKSHR; from the coding sequence ATGGCAGGATCTGTACCTTTAGCTTCAAATAAACCCTCCACCGCAAGAAATCGGGTGGTGTCGGAATCTAAGGTTGTAAAGTGGACGTTGATTGGAGCTGCTGTGTTAGTGCTGCTCTGGTTGATTGTGCTGCCACTCGCTATCGTTCTGACGGAAGCCCTGAAGAAGGGTTGGGGGGTATATGTAGAGGCCATTTCGAATCCCGATGCTTTATCCGCATTGAGGCTTACGTTACTGGTTGCCTTAGTTACAGTACCACTTAATACGATATTCGGTGTGGCAGCGGCATGGGCGATTACGAAGTTTAAATTTCGTGGTAAAGGGATCTTGGTGACCTTGATCGACTTACCATTCGCCGTTTCGCCTGTCATTGGGGGACTGATTTATGTACTTGTCTACGGGGCACATGGTTGGTTCGGACCTTGGTTGCAGGCACATGATTTGAAGGTCATATTTGCCCTTCCAGGAATTATACTGGCAACATTATTTGTTACTTTTCCATTCGTGGCAAGGGAGCTTATTCCATTGATGGAGGATCAAGGTCAGCAAGAGGAAGAAGCGGCAGTCACACTTGGGGCGCGTGGATTTCGGATTTTCTGGAAAGTGACGTTACCTAATATTAAATGGGGATTGTTATACGGCATCATTTTATGTAATGCGAGAGCAATGGGGGAATTTGGAGCCGTGTCCGTTGTATCAGGGCATATCCGGGGAGAGACCAATACACTTCCGTTGCATGTGGAGATTTTATATAACGAGTATCAGTTCTCCGCGTCATTTGCGGTATCATCGTTACTATTGCTATTAGCGCTTGTAACCTTGCTACTGAAGAACTGGTTCACTCGTAAGAGTCATCGTTAG